The following proteins are encoded in a genomic region of Lactiplantibacillus plantarum:
- a CDS encoding 5-(carboxyamino)imidazole ribonucleotide synthase has translation MDNSILNPGGTLGIIGSSTNGVGLVIAARNAGINVGVYGDNENTETMELADFRVVGALNDQQQLQNFAERCDMVTYESETIDASVINFLAAHTRVPQGADALEITQDRSLERAFFSQLNLNVAPSATIVSLDDVYQSIGSIGYPSILKPIQKGLGQNRQLVIKTQTDIVKAADLLDWGTYLLESLIPYDKELSVFGAKSGDTTAFFPTVENRYRNHELVASIVPAQIDSAVNDEMLRITKEISDNLSYTGVFEVAFFLTKSGNLYVKRIVPAMHQAGYVFERATNISMAEQHLRAIAGLPLMPVKQLMPVVAAYFTPAQESGIRTQWQIKTNWFFNFYHRTLLQAHRAPVAGHVLVEAPSVKEALEQIEDTSIWQFGQTTPADNEPEAE, from the coding sequence GTGGACAACTCGATTTTAAACCCAGGTGGTACGCTTGGCATTATTGGAAGTAGTACTAATGGTGTTGGATTAGTAATTGCCGCGCGTAATGCTGGCATCAATGTCGGGGTATACGGCGATAACGAAAATACTGAGACCATGGAACTGGCAGATTTTCGCGTTGTCGGGGCCCTCAATGATCAACAACAGTTACAGAACTTCGCAGAACGTTGTGATATGGTGACTTACGAGTCGGAAACCATTGATGCGTCGGTCATTAATTTTTTGGCGGCCCATACCCGGGTTCCACAAGGCGCCGATGCGCTTGAGATTACACAGGACCGCTCTTTGGAACGGGCGTTTTTCAGCCAACTTAACTTGAATGTAGCACCGTCAGCGACAATTGTCAGTTTGGATGATGTCTATCAATCGATCGGGTCAATTGGATATCCTAGTATTTTGAAGCCGATTCAAAAGGGCTTGGGTCAAAATCGGCAACTGGTCATTAAGACGCAGACGGATATTGTCAAGGCGGCTGATCTGTTGGATTGGGGCACATACTTGTTAGAGTCATTGATTCCATATGATAAGGAACTCTCCGTTTTTGGCGCTAAGAGTGGTGATACGACAGCTTTCTTCCCAACCGTTGAAAACCGGTATCGTAATCATGAGCTAGTTGCCTCGATTGTGCCAGCTCAAATTGATTCAGCTGTGAATGACGAAATGCTGCGGATCACAAAGGAAATTAGTGATAACTTGAGTTATACGGGTGTCTTTGAAGTTGCCTTCTTCTTAACGAAGAGTGGTAATTTATACGTGAAGCGGATTGTCCCTGCGATGCATCAGGCGGGTTATGTCTTCGAACGTGCTACGAATATTAGTATGGCAGAACAACACTTGCGAGCAATTGCGGGACTGCCGTTAATGCCAGTCAAGCAGTTGATGCCCGTGGTTGCTGCTTACTTTACACCGGCTCAGGAGAGTGGCATTCGCACGCAGTGGCAGATTAAGACGAACTGGTTCTTTAATTTCTATCACCGAACGTTGTTACAAGCGCACCGGGCACCAGTCGCTGGCCACGTGCTAGTCGAAGCACCAAGTGTTAAAGAAGCACTCGAACAGATCGAAGACACAAGTATTTGGCAGTTTGGGCAAACGACGCCGGCTGATAATGAACCTGAAGCTGAGTAG
- a CDS encoding DUF2179 domain-containing protein: MQIDMGMLVLIFIINFAYITLNTVRFLLVMRGYRYFAAFASVIEITIYVLGLSLVLNRLNNPINLVVYALGYGVGVYVGMVIEDRLALGYTMISVILPDPKSSLPGVLRENGFGVTQHAAYGLEGERLELEILAPRKNERRLYGLIKDAAPNAFVIAYEPRYISGGFWLKRVKRRNARRKKQ, from the coding sequence ATGCAAATTGACATGGGGATGCTAGTCCTTATTTTCATCATCAACTTTGCTTACATTACGTTAAATACCGTACGTTTTTTGCTTGTAATGCGGGGTTATCGGTATTTTGCAGCTTTTGCAAGTGTCATTGAGATTACGATTTATGTGCTAGGATTATCATTGGTCTTAAATCGTCTCAATAATCCGATCAATTTAGTCGTATACGCGTTAGGTTACGGTGTCGGGGTGTATGTTGGGATGGTAATTGAAGATCGATTAGCGTTAGGGTATACAATGATTTCAGTCATTTTACCTGATCCCAAGTCGTCGTTACCGGGAGTACTCCGTGAAAATGGTTTTGGGGTCACACAACACGCTGCTTATGGTCTAGAAGGTGAGCGGCTAGAACTAGAAATTTTGGCCCCACGGAAGAACGAACGGCGGCTGTATGGCCTGATTAAAGACGCGGCGCCCAATGCGTTTGTGATCGCGTATGAACCACGCTACATCTCCGGTGGCTTTTGGCTCAAGCGAGTTAAGCGACGCAATGCTCGCCGAAAAAAGCAGTGA
- a CDS encoding xanthine phosphoribosyltransferase, with protein MRELEERILKDGRVLPGEVLKVDGFLNHQVDPDLMFAMGTEFAHLFQDAGVTKILTVESSGIAPAVMAGLAMHVPVVFARKHKSVTLIDDLYTAEVYSYTKKTSNHISIAKKFLQADDQVLLIDDFLANGQAVQGMFEICDKAHVKIAGVGIVIEKVFQTGHQLIADRGVRLESLAQITSFDGDRVHFASEDTQA; from the coding sequence ATGCGAGAACTTGAAGAACGCATTTTGAAAGATGGCCGGGTACTTCCCGGTGAAGTATTGAAAGTGGACGGCTTTTTGAATCACCAAGTTGATCCCGACCTGATGTTTGCCATGGGAACGGAATTTGCCCACTTGTTTCAAGATGCGGGTGTAACGAAAATCTTGACGGTTGAATCATCAGGAATTGCGCCGGCAGTCATGGCGGGGTTAGCAATGCACGTGCCCGTTGTGTTCGCACGTAAGCACAAATCAGTCACGTTAATTGATGATTTATATACAGCCGAAGTTTATTCTTACACGAAGAAGACGTCTAACCACATCTCGATTGCCAAGAAGTTCTTACAGGCGGATGACCAAGTCTTGTTAATTGACGACTTTTTGGCCAATGGTCAGGCGGTTCAAGGGATGTTTGAAATCTGTGATAAAGCGCACGTAAAAATTGCGGGTGTCGGTATTGTGATTGAAAAAGTCTTCCAAACGGGTCATCAACTGATTGCTGATCGGGGTGTCCGTTTAGAATCACTAGCACAGATTACGTCATTTGATGGTGACCGGGTGCACTTTGCATCGGAGGACACCCAGGCTTAA
- a CDS encoding glycoside hydrolase family 73 protein, whose protein sequence is MMAGKRRKSRRKQRTKTQLFVKKGRLQWVNILLVLAAMVGMVWYIQHNWAVKSRVTATTPTTTHAAFIKKLVPAAQQLDQQYHVLASITLSQAILESDWGQSTNATENNNLFGVKSTSGRLMTTQEYYDGAYHTVKRRFAVYDSWHASLVDHAKKLAYGTTWDSQHYAAVIKATDYQTAAQALQTAGYATDPSYAQKLINIIQKYDLQRYDRK, encoded by the coding sequence ATGATGGCGGGTAAGCGGCGAAAATCGCGCCGGAAGCAACGGACAAAGACACAATTATTTGTGAAGAAGGGCCGCCTTCAGTGGGTCAATATCTTATTAGTGTTGGCGGCGATGGTGGGGATGGTTTGGTATATTCAGCATAATTGGGCGGTTAAGTCGCGGGTTACGGCGACAACACCTACAACAACGCATGCGGCATTTATTAAAAAGCTAGTACCAGCTGCGCAACAGCTTGATCAGCAATACCACGTGCTGGCTAGTATCACGCTAAGTCAGGCGATTTTGGAATCGGATTGGGGACAAAGTACCAATGCGACAGAGAATAATAATTTATTTGGGGTTAAGTCCACGTCGGGACGGCTCATGACGACGCAGGAATATTATGACGGGGCCTATCATACGGTCAAACGGCGCTTCGCCGTTTATGATAGCTGGCACGCTTCGCTGGTCGATCATGCCAAGAAATTGGCGTACGGAACGACTTGGGATTCTCAGCACTACGCTGCGGTGATTAAGGCAACTGATTATCAGACAGCTGCGCAAGCATTGCAGACGGCTGGATATGCGACTGATCCAAGTTATGCACAAAAATTAATTAATATTATTCAAAAATATGACTTACAACGGTATGATAGAAAGTAA
- a CDS encoding Gfo/Idh/MocA family protein, whose product MSKTYRWAIVGLGNIAHSFVKYFDQPDGEIYAVCSRSQDKANAFAAEHNIPKAYGNLDELLADEQVDIVYVATPHNYHIDTILPALRAGKHVLSEKAITMSSTQLAIAKEVAASNHLILAEAMTLYHMPLYEKLHDFAAERHLGDLKMIQASFGSFKEPDPTNRFFNPDLAGGALLDIGVYALAFVEEFLTAKPYITGTTMHRFSSGVDESSTITLRNANDELATVALTFRAKMPKRGIVAYENGYFTVDTYPRADSATFTDSEGHTETITAGDSTNAMNYEIADMQKMVAGELHNTSLAKTTDVMDIMTAARAQWDFRYPFEN is encoded by the coding sequence ATGTCGAAAACTTATCGCTGGGCCATTGTTGGCCTTGGTAACATCGCGCACAGTTTCGTTAAATATTTTGATCAACCTGACGGAGAAATCTACGCCGTTTGCTCACGTTCGCAGGATAAAGCTAACGCCTTTGCTGCCGAACACAATATTCCCAAAGCTTATGGTAATTTAGACGAGCTACTGGCTGATGAACAAGTCGACATCGTTTACGTGGCAACGCCCCATAATTATCACATTGACACGATTTTACCCGCCTTACGTGCTGGCAAACACGTCCTCAGTGAAAAGGCCATCACAATGTCTAGTACCCAACTCGCAATCGCCAAGGAAGTGGCTGCTAGCAACCACCTTATCTTAGCGGAAGCGATGACCCTGTATCACATGCCATTATACGAGAAGCTCCATGATTTTGCGGCAGAACGTCATCTTGGTGATCTGAAAATGATCCAAGCTAGCTTTGGTAGTTTTAAAGAACCAGACCCAACTAATCGCTTCTTTAATCCCGACCTTGCCGGCGGTGCTTTACTGGACATTGGTGTCTATGCCCTAGCCTTCGTGGAAGAATTCTTGACTGCTAAACCATACATTACCGGAACAACCATGCACCGATTCAGCAGTGGCGTCGATGAATCTTCGACAATCACGTTACGAAACGCCAATGATGAACTGGCCACCGTTGCCTTAACGTTCCGAGCTAAAATGCCTAAACGCGGTATCGTCGCGTATGAGAATGGTTACTTTACCGTTGATACCTATCCACGTGCCGACAGTGCCACTTTCACCGACAGCGAAGGCCATACTGAAACCATCACAGCCGGCGATAGCACTAACGCCATGAATTACGAAATTGCTGACATGCAAAAAATGGTTGCTGGCGAATTACACAACACGAGTCTTGCTAAAACGACTGACGTTATGGATATCATGACTGCCGCTCGTGCACAATGGGACTTCCGCTATCCATTTGAAAACTAG
- a CDS encoding 1,4-dihydroxy-2-naphthoate polyprenyltransferase → MKPKVFLEFVEIKSLIASVLPFVLGSMYAYYNYHQLHLGYLLLFFIASSLFHMATNANDNYQDFLHAPRNDDNQEFLQETNVVGVNQISIGQARTITFGLAGISLIIGLWLVTQTGLPLLWMGLYSYAVGYFYAGGPKPISQGPFGEFFSGFTMGFMIFWIAVFINTYDTAAITWQSTLAVLIASGLAIFAISNIMLANNICDMDEDIALGRHTILYYLGKPVMLQVFAWSYVAGYACLVIAVLMGVLPKFSLLTLLSIIPVWKNTRVFLHKQVKRETFTISIKNATLICLSFIVFMGLGLIFN, encoded by the coding sequence TTGAAACCAAAAGTGTTTCTTGAATTTGTTGAAATTAAATCATTAATTGCGAGCGTGTTACCGTTCGTTTTGGGGAGTATGTACGCCTATTATAATTATCATCAGTTACATCTTGGTTATTTATTGCTATTTTTCATTGCATCTTCACTTTTTCATATGGCGACTAATGCGAATGATAATTACCAAGACTTCCTACACGCGCCACGTAATGACGACAATCAAGAATTTTTGCAAGAGACTAATGTGGTCGGTGTTAACCAGATTTCCATTGGTCAGGCCCGGACGATTACGTTTGGTTTAGCCGGAATCTCATTGATTATCGGACTATGGTTAGTAACACAAACCGGGTTGCCGTTGTTGTGGATGGGGCTATATTCATATGCGGTCGGTTACTTTTACGCTGGCGGTCCGAAGCCAATTTCACAAGGCCCGTTTGGCGAATTTTTCTCGGGCTTTACGATGGGCTTTATGATCTTCTGGATTGCCGTCTTTATTAATACGTATGACACGGCAGCCATTACTTGGCAGTCAACGCTGGCTGTTTTAATTGCGTCAGGTCTGGCCATTTTTGCAATTTCTAACATTATGTTAGCTAATAATATTTGTGATATGGACGAGGACATTGCGTTAGGCCGACACACGATTTTGTATTACCTTGGCAAACCGGTGATGCTTCAGGTATTTGCATGGAGTTACGTTGCTGGTTATGCTTGTCTGGTGATTGCGGTCTTGATGGGTGTGCTACCAAAGTTTAGTTTACTAACGTTGCTCAGTATTATTCCAGTTTGGAAAAATACGCGGGTCTTCTTGCACAAACAGGTCAAACGAGAAACTTTCACGATTTCAATTAAAAACGCAACGTTGATTTGTCTTTCATTTATCGTTTTCATGGGCTTAGGACTGATTTTTAACTAG
- a CDS encoding L,D-transpeptidase family protein yields MKKIVNWLLGSVLMIAAVTMLSSVSANASTYYHRTPTRATARKAYYTTDTKSHTFRANGNYNRWTFRANHDLKNYRNTVWTTTQQTDIIMHGKKVRYYWVHNSKNGATGWIWSGYLKPVKAKAATPSEATLVSRMRVSKKAQQIVTVIQNGSSTATLKLWQKTNRGWKNTLTSASRIGAAGIGNSHEGSSTTPKGVYHLSFAFGKAASARTSGMAYRQINRKSYWIEDPHDRQYNTWQNRNWANNKNEHLIDYTKAAPHNQYQLAIVMDNHGQHNGSGFFIHVKNQWATAGCVSINYNDVRTLLSRLGTKAYVVDVQNRAQLQNY; encoded by the coding sequence ATGAAAAAGATTGTTAATTGGTTGCTGGGGAGCGTACTAATGATCGCAGCGGTCACAATGCTAAGTTCAGTATCTGCGAATGCCAGCACTTACTATCATCGCACGCCAACGCGGGCAACGGCTAGAAAGGCCTATTATACGACCGATACCAAATCACATACCTTTAGGGCTAATGGTAATTATAATCGTTGGACATTCAGGGCCAATCATGATTTGAAGAACTATCGCAACACCGTCTGGACAACGACTCAGCAAACTGATATTATCATGCACGGCAAAAAGGTTCGTTACTACTGGGTTCACAATAGCAAGAATGGGGCCACTGGCTGGATTTGGAGTGGCTACTTAAAGCCAGTTAAAGCCAAAGCTGCCACCCCATCCGAAGCAACACTCGTCTCCAGAATGCGCGTGTCCAAAAAGGCTCAGCAAATCGTGACGGTCATTCAAAATGGCTCATCCACGGCCACTCTTAAACTTTGGCAAAAAACCAATCGCGGCTGGAAGAATACACTAACTTCCGCAAGTCGCATCGGGGCCGCTGGCATCGGCAATTCTCACGAAGGCAGCAGTACCACACCCAAAGGCGTTTATCACTTAAGCTTCGCATTTGGTAAAGCTGCCAGTGCAAGAACTAGTGGTATGGCCTATCGACAGATCAACCGGAAATCTTACTGGATTGAAGATCCACATGACCGGCAATATAACACTTGGCAGAACCGAAACTGGGCCAATAATAAGAACGAGCATCTGATCGATTACACGAAGGCCGCGCCCCACAATCAGTATCAATTAGCGATTGTGATGGACAATCACGGTCAGCATAATGGCTCGGGCTTCTTTATTCACGTCAAGAATCAATGGGCAACGGCTGGTTGCGTCTCAATCAATTACAATGATGTACGGACCTTACTCAGCCGCTTAGGCACGAAAGCCTACGTGGTCGACGTTCAGAATCGGGCACAATTACAAAATTACTAA
- the cydC gene encoding thiol reductant ABC exporter subunit CydC: MKDFLATFKNDTWVMPYLRKYKKLLALTLFLGLMTFFCGSALMFNSGYLISKAARHPYNILMIYVPIVLTRAFGIGRPAFRYAERITSHNWVLRIVSDFRKKLYQSVAKHAVAIRQNFQTGDVLSILADDIDHIENLYLRTVFPTVIAWLMTLVIVIGLGYFSWWFGLLMLLMLGLVVVIMPLWSVLLNGARESRSRQIQQGFYTQLTDSVMGLGDWLIAGRQTDFYERQTQPIEAIAALRKQDHRFQWWRDFTIQIIFGVICLALLIWSSFYWTTNAASSNWIAAFVLSVFPLVDAMQSVSQGVSEWPSYQRSIKRVNALDTTPEDEHDQTVLTEPFQVLRIADLDFKYAEGGHAIFDGLNLTLKAGEKLALLGPSGTGKSTLLKLILGDLTPDSGTVQLNDVPITRLQNERAQLFGVLDQQPYLFNTTIMNNVRMGNLQATDEQVKAALAAVELAPLIDTLPDGYETVVEEGGARFSGGERQRLALARILLQDAPIIILDEPTVSLDPITEAHLLTTVFRVLHDKTILWVTHHLAGVNHVDQVRFLEDGQFDMAGTPSELYANAPRFKRLYDLDQGRDDANNDR, encoded by the coding sequence ATGAAAGATTTTTTGGCAACTTTTAAAAATGATACTTGGGTCATGCCGTATTTGCGCAAGTATAAAAAGTTACTAGCCCTGACGCTGTTTTTGGGTCTAATGACATTTTTCTGCGGTTCAGCGCTGATGTTCAACTCGGGCTACTTGATCAGTAAAGCCGCACGACACCCGTATAATATTCTGATGATTTATGTGCCAATCGTTCTAACGAGAGCGTTTGGGATTGGTCGGCCTGCCTTTCGCTATGCGGAGCGAATTACGAGTCATAACTGGGTGCTACGGATCGTGTCAGATTTTCGTAAGAAACTGTACCAATCCGTCGCCAAGCACGCCGTAGCGATTCGCCAAAATTTCCAGACTGGTGATGTCCTGAGCATTTTAGCTGACGATATTGACCATATTGAAAATTTATATTTACGGACCGTTTTTCCAACGGTGATTGCCTGGTTGATGACGCTAGTGATTGTGATTGGTCTGGGCTACTTTAGCTGGTGGTTCGGGCTATTGATGTTGTTGATGTTAGGATTGGTCGTTGTGATAATGCCGCTATGGTCGGTCTTACTGAATGGTGCTCGTGAATCACGCAGTCGTCAGATTCAACAGGGCTTTTATACGCAGCTGACTGATTCGGTAATGGGGCTCGGTGATTGGTTGATTGCCGGACGTCAAACGGATTTCTATGAGCGGCAAACCCAGCCTATCGAAGCAATTGCGGCACTTCGTAAACAGGACCATCGCTTTCAGTGGTGGCGAGATTTTACGATTCAGATCATTTTCGGGGTGATTTGTTTGGCGCTCTTGATCTGGAGTAGTTTTTACTGGACAACGAATGCGGCTAGTTCCAATTGGATTGCGGCGTTTGTCCTCTCCGTATTCCCGTTGGTCGATGCCATGCAGTCTGTTAGTCAGGGTGTTAGTGAGTGGCCAAGTTATCAACGGTCAATCAAACGAGTCAACGCCTTAGACACCACGCCTGAAGATGAACACGATCAGACAGTCTTAACGGAGCCATTTCAAGTATTGCGTATTGCGGACCTTGACTTTAAATATGCGGAAGGTGGTCACGCGATTTTTGACGGTTTGAATCTGACTTTAAAAGCCGGTGAAAAGTTAGCCCTGCTAGGACCTTCCGGAACGGGAAAGAGTACCTTGCTCAAGCTGATTTTAGGTGACCTGACACCGGATAGTGGGACGGTTCAATTGAATGATGTGCCCATCACACGGTTACAAAATGAGCGCGCCCAGTTATTCGGCGTCTTGGATCAGCAGCCATACTTGTTCAATACCACGATTATGAACAATGTGCGGATGGGTAACTTGCAAGCGACTGACGAACAAGTTAAAGCCGCACTAGCAGCAGTCGAGTTAGCGCCCTTGATCGACACGCTCCCCGATGGTTACGAGACAGTTGTAGAAGAGGGCGGTGCGCGCTTTTCTGGTGGCGAACGACAACGGCTCGCGTTAGCTCGCATCTTATTACAAGATGCGCCCATCATCATTTTAGATGAACCGACAGTTAGTCTTGATCCGATTACCGAGGCCCATTTGCTGACCACGGTGTTCCGGGTCTTGCATGATAAGACGATTCTGTGGGTCACGCACCATTTGGCCGGGGTCAACCATGTCGATCAAGTTCGCTTCTTGGAAGATGGTCAATTCGATATGGCCGGTACGCCGAGCGAATTGTACGCGAATGCACCGCGGTTTAAACGCCTTTATGATTTGGATCAAGGGCGTGATGATGCGAACAATGATCGGTAA
- the cydD gene encoding thiol reductant ABC exporter subunit CydD translates to MFDPALFKLPGMRRAATILGLLAIVEGICIVFQAYYLSVAIVGLWHLHSLASISQPMLWFALAWVGRQLLVVIKNRVMYPLVEQTTGDLRRKVMQKLYQLGPSYVAKTGTGNVVTTALEGIDKVQTYLMLVVIKVIDMMVIPWIILIYIAWLRWREALFLLAIFPLIILFMIILGYAAQAKADKQYVGYQRMSNHFVDTLRGLPTLKQLGLSKRYADNVYQVSEGYRKQTMAVIKIAMLSTFALDFFTTLSIAVVAVFLGFGLINGTITLLPALVILVLLPDYFLPLRTFANDYHATLNGKNAFADVQKMLALPVPTERQQLGTQPVQWQSDSTLSLHDVDFKYDDDQLALKHINIDVHGYQRIGIIGASGSGKSTLINLLGGFLTPVADQGKIQVNGQTVSHLSQDAWQQSFFYIPQNPYLFHATLAENIAFYQPDASRQAIERAAENAGLTAWIATLPAGLDTAIGEGSRGVSGGQAQRIALARAFLDDSRRVLLFDEPTAHLDIETEAELKTTILPVLDNHLVFFATHRLHWINQMDYVLVMDHGEIVEQGTPTELAAHDGAYVRLRDEMVGAI, encoded by the coding sequence GTGTTTGATCCGGCATTATTTAAACTACCAGGGATGCGCCGAGCAGCCACGATTTTAGGGTTATTGGCCATCGTCGAGGGTATTTGTATTGTCTTTCAGGCCTACTATCTATCAGTGGCGATTGTTGGACTGTGGCACTTGCATTCATTAGCGTCGATCAGTCAGCCCATGCTATGGTTCGCATTAGCTTGGGTCGGACGGCAGTTACTGGTCGTCATTAAAAATCGTGTGATGTACCCGTTAGTCGAACAGACGACGGGTGACTTGCGGCGTAAAGTGATGCAGAAGTTATACCAACTCGGCCCAAGTTATGTAGCTAAGACTGGGACTGGTAACGTGGTGACGACAGCGCTTGAGGGTATCGATAAAGTTCAGACATACTTAATGTTGGTTGTGATTAAAGTAATCGACATGATGGTTATCCCGTGGATCATTTTAATTTACATCGCGTGGTTGCGCTGGCGTGAGGCCCTTTTTCTACTGGCAATTTTTCCATTAATTATTCTATTTATGATTATTTTGGGCTATGCCGCTCAAGCTAAAGCGGATAAGCAGTACGTGGGCTATCAACGGATGTCTAATCACTTCGTTGATACACTGCGCGGTTTACCGACCTTGAAGCAGTTAGGACTGAGCAAACGGTACGCTGACAACGTTTATCAGGTTAGTGAAGGTTATCGTAAGCAAACGATGGCGGTCATCAAGATTGCGATGTTATCGACTTTCGCCTTGGATTTCTTCACGACCTTATCGATTGCGGTTGTCGCGGTCTTCCTTGGTTTTGGTTTGATTAACGGCACGATTACGTTGCTACCAGCGTTGGTTATTTTGGTCTTATTGCCAGACTATTTCTTGCCATTACGAACATTTGCTAATGATTATCATGCCACTTTAAATGGCAAGAATGCGTTTGCGGATGTCCAGAAGATGCTAGCTTTGCCGGTGCCAACTGAACGTCAACAGCTCGGTACTCAGCCTGTGCAATGGCAAAGTGATAGTACGTTAAGCTTACATGACGTTGATTTTAAGTATGATGATGATCAGCTGGCCTTAAAACACATTAATATTGATGTGCATGGTTACCAACGGATCGGGATTATTGGGGCATCCGGCTCCGGCAAATCAACTTTGATCAATTTGTTAGGTGGCTTTCTAACCCCGGTCGCTGATCAGGGTAAAATTCAAGTCAACGGGCAAACAGTCTCGCATTTGAGCCAGGACGCCTGGCAGCAGAGCTTTTTCTACATTCCGCAAAACCCATATCTGTTCCATGCAACGTTAGCAGAGAACATCGCTTTTTATCAGCCAGACGCTTCACGTCAAGCGATTGAACGAGCTGCTGAAAACGCTGGATTAACGGCCTGGATTGCAACGTTACCAGCGGGGTTGGATACGGCGATTGGTGAAGGCTCCCGTGGTGTCAGTGGTGGTCAGGCGCAACGGATTGCTTTGGCGCGGGCCTTTCTTGACGACTCGCGGCGAGTTCTGTTATTTGATGAACCAACTGCCCACTTGGATATTGAAACTGAAGCGGAACTGAAAACGACGATTTTACCCGTACTTGATAATCACTTAGTTTTCTTTGCGACTCACCGGTTACACTGGATTAATCAGATGGATTACGTGTTAGTGATGGATCATGGGGAAATCGTTGAACAAGGGACACCGACGGAATTGGCCGCGCATGACGGGGCGTACGTTCGGTTACGTGATGAAATGGTAGGTGCGATCTAA
- the cydB gene encoding cytochrome d ubiquinol oxidase subunit II: MSNLQFLWFILVGVLFSGFFFLEGFDFGVGMTIKSLAQTRAERDVVIHTIGPHWDANEVWLITAGGAMFASFPMWYASLFSGFYLILLLILVALIMRGVSFEFRSRMESDAGRNFWEWAAALGSFFAAFLFGMMFTALVKGMPINANGDMTAHFTDYVNLFSIVGGVAVTLLCYLHGLNFIRLKTTGTLRERALQWAKPLYWVLFAGEVVFAILLFFNTDFFTKKPISTTILVVALVALTVLATWGVYGNHEWLSFISSGLSLIDVVVLLFNGLFPRVMVANNSAYSILIKDASNSPYTLHLMTVISLSVLPIMLIYFIWSYWVFYKRLAS, translated from the coding sequence ATGAGTAATCTACAATTCTTATGGTTTATTCTGGTGGGCGTTCTATTTAGTGGTTTCTTCTTCCTTGAAGGTTTTGACTTCGGGGTTGGGATGACGATTAAGAGCTTAGCCCAAACACGCGCTGAGCGCGATGTTGTGATTCATACGATTGGCCCACATTGGGATGCCAATGAAGTGTGGTTGATCACTGCTGGTGGGGCGATGTTTGCGTCGTTCCCAATGTGGTATGCTTCCTTATTCTCCGGATTCTATCTTATCTTATTGTTGATTCTAGTGGCCCTCATTATGCGAGGGGTCTCATTTGAATTTAGAAGCCGGATGGAAAGTGACGCCGGCCGGAATTTCTGGGAATGGGCCGCAGCCCTAGGTAGTTTCTTTGCTGCCTTCCTATTTGGGATGATGTTTACTGCTTTGGTCAAAGGGATGCCAATCAATGCCAATGGCGATATGACTGCCCACTTCACCGATTACGTGAACTTGTTCTCAATCGTTGGTGGGGTTGCCGTAACGTTACTCTGCTATTTGCACGGGTTAAACTTTATTCGTCTGAAGACGACCGGGACGTTGCGTGAACGGGCGCTTCAGTGGGCCAAACCGTTATACTGGGTCCTGTTTGCCGGTGAAGTTGTCTTCGCAATTCTGCTGTTCTTTAACACCGATTTCTTTACCAAGAAACCAATCTCAACCACGATTTTAGTGGTCGCCTTAGTGGCTTTGACGGTCTTGGCAACTTGGGGTGTTTATGGAAATCATGAATGGCTCTCATTTATTAGCAGTGGTCTCTCACTGATCGACGTGGTCGTGCTCCTGTTCAATGGACTATTCCCACGTGTCATGGTGGCGAACAATTCTGCATACAGCATTCTGATTAAAGATGCGTCTAATTCACCATATACGTTGCATCTGATGACTGTAATCTCATTATCGGTATTACCGATTATGTTGATCTACTTTATTTGGAGTTACTGGGTCTTCTATAAACGGTTGGCATCGTAA